One region of Ignavibacteria bacterium genomic DNA includes:
- a CDS encoding YihY/virulence factor BrkB family protein, which yields MKFSFKGAWEVTKQVIDEYSDNKTPKLGAALAYYTVFSLAPLLVIAIAVAGLVFGPDAAAGRINEEMRGLVGQQGAELMQTAIQKSYNSSAGILATILGVVTLGIGATAVFIELQDSLDIIWKVKSVPSNAIWGFVKTRLVSFALVVAMGFLLLVSLLISAALTALNQFMTKLGFIPVFVLQIINIVISLGVIFALFALIYKVLPDVELTWKEVRFGALVTAVLFQVGKYLIGLYLGSSSISSTYGAAGSLAVLLVWIYYSSQILFLGAILTYVYAVRAGAGIQPSAHAVKLQTETKEIKPEDVQKDDEKHNIRSKAS from the coding sequence ATGAAATTTAGTTTCAAGGGAGCCTGGGAGGTAACAAAACAGGTAATAGATGAATACAGCGACAATAAAACTCCAAAACTTGGGGCGGCACTAGCCTATTATACTGTCTTTTCTCTGGCCCCGCTTCTGGTTATTGCAATTGCTGTAGCAGGCCTGGTATTCGGACCTGATGCCGCTGCGGGCAGAATTAACGAGGAGATGAGGGGGCTTGTTGGACAACAGGGCGCAGAACTGATGCAGACTGCAATTCAAAAGAGTTATAACTCCAGTGCCGGAATTCTGGCTACAATTCTGGGTGTGGTAACACTGGGAATAGGAGCTACAGCGGTTTTTATAGAGCTGCAGGATTCGCTTGACATCATCTGGAAGGTAAAGTCCGTTCCCTCGAATGCCATCTGGGGCTTTGTCAAAACCCGTCTTGTCTCATTTGCGCTTGTTGTTGCAATGGGTTTTCTTCTTCTGGTCTCGCTGCTCATCAGTGCCGCTCTTACGGCCCTGAACCAGTTCATGACAAAGCTCGGGTTTATTCCGGTCTTTGTGCTTCAGATAATAAATATTGTTATCAGCCTGGGCGTCATTTTTGCGCTATTTGCACTTATTTATAAGGTGCTTCCTGATGTTGAGCTGACATGGAAGGAGGTTCGTTTTGGTGCTTTGGTAACAGCTGTGCTCTTTCAGGTCGGGAAATATCTGATTGGGCTCTACCTGGGGAGCAGTTCAATCAGTTCCACCTACGGCGCTGCAGGAAGCCTTGCCGTTCTATTAGTATGGATCTACTACTCCTCACAGATCCTATTCCTTGGAGCTATTCTGACATATGTCTATGCAGTAAGGGCCGGAGCAGGCATTCAACCCTCAGCGCATGCCGTAAAACTGCAGACTGAAACAAAAGAGATCAAACCCGAAGATGTGCAGAAGGATGATGAAAAGCATAACATCAGGTCCAAAGCCAGCTGA
- a CDS encoding DoxX family protein has product MLSRSINKLFNTDENNYSLLFLRIIAAIAIFPHGAQKLLGWFGGAGLQTTLNTFSAYLGIPPYLAVLAVLAESVGAILLVLGLFSRVSAFGLAVTMIVAVFTAHIHNGFFMNWAGTAKGEGFEYHLIYFAIVMVIAVKGAGAFALDSLLSKKTAGEKRKEFELQGSN; this is encoded by the coding sequence ATGTTATCCAGGTCAATTAACAAACTTTTTAATACAGATGAAAACAATTATTCACTCCTGTTTTTGAGGATTATCGCCGCTATAGCAATTTTCCCGCATGGGGCTCAGAAACTCCTGGGCTGGTTTGGGGGAGCTGGGCTCCAGACCACATTAAATACATTCTCTGCTTACCTTGGAATACCTCCATATCTGGCAGTCCTGGCCGTACTGGCTGAATCAGTCGGCGCAATACTCCTTGTCCTGGGACTCTTTAGCAGGGTCTCTGCTTTCGGCCTTGCTGTGACAATGATTGTTGCCGTTTTTACAGCACACATCCATAACGGATTTTTTATGAACTGGGCAGGAACCGCAAAAGGTGAGGGTTTTGAATACCATTTAATCTATTTTGCCATCGTAATGGTAATTGCGGTTAAAGGCGCTGGTGCCTTTGCTCTGGATTCTCTGCTTTCTAAAAAAACAGCAGGTGAAAAAAGAAAGGAATTTGAACTTCAGGGAAGCAACTGA
- a CDS encoding RNA polymerase sigma factor RpoD/SigA — MKIRRQYALHRDHSLDTYLKEIGKAKLISSEEELQLVMRIKNGDKDAIDALIKSHLRFVVSVAKQYQNQGLSLPDLISEGNLGLIKAVERFDETRGFKFISYAVWWIRQSIQQAISEQARIVRLPANRIGDLNKVLKTANTMEQKMERKPSMSELANELNMHVEDIDSIMENSGRYVSLDMPVFQDDMNNSSLMDTIPLEGDALPDFSIMKESLKKDLRLALKGLSEREALIVKCYYGIDRDTPLTLEEIGDMLGLTRERIRQIKDKAIRKLKIRSNSASIRMYLG, encoded by the coding sequence ATGAAGATAAGAAGACAGTATGCCCTGCACAGAGATCACTCTCTCGATACCTATCTAAAGGAAATTGGTAAAGCAAAACTTATCTCCTCAGAGGAAGAACTACAGCTTGTCATGAGGATAAAGAATGGTGATAAGGATGCAATTGACGCACTTATAAAATCGCACTTAAGGTTTGTAGTCAGCGTAGCCAAGCAGTATCAAAACCAGGGCCTTTCCCTGCCCGATCTTATCAGTGAGGGAAACCTGGGATTGATCAAAGCCGTAGAAAGGTTCGATGAGACCCGCGGATTCAAATTCATTTCTTATGCTGTATGGTGGATCAGACAGTCAATACAGCAGGCCATTTCAGAACAGGCCAGGATCGTAAGGCTTCCGGCCAACAGGATTGGCGACCTGAACAAGGTCTTAAAGACAGCCAATACAATGGAGCAGAAAATGGAGCGCAAGCCCAGTATGTCGGAACTGGCAAACGAGCTTAATATGCATGTTGAGGATATTGACAGCATCATGGAAAATTCCGGACGCTATGTCTCTCTTGATATGCCCGTCTTCCAGGACGACATGAACAACAGCAGCCTGATGGATACGATCCCTCTTGAAGGTGACGCGCTGCCGGACTTTTCAATTATGAAGGAATCGCTTAAAAAGGACCTGCGCCTTGCCTTAAAAGGGCTTTCTGAAAGAGAGGCTTTAATTGTAAAATGCTATTACGGGATTGACCGCGATACGCCTCTTACACTTGAGGAGATCGGAGACATGCTGGGTCTTACAAGAGAAAGAATAAGACAAATTAAGGATAAAGCGATCAGGAAACTGAAAATCAGATCCAACAGCGCTTCAATCAGAATGTATTTAGGTTGA
- a CDS encoding NUDIX hydrolase, translating into MPLKRWKKISERTVIKNDHWSYRLDEFQIEGGSRGEYHYVHTCGSSMVIPFTDGGRILMVKQFRYLNQKESLEFPCGSVEEGLTAEENAIKELREETGFTAERLEKAGEFSPYTGASDEMCTVFIARGLSPAPLQADLTEEFELVENTYSEIEELIESNFIWDGLSLSAWMLARKYLTK; encoded by the coding sequence ATGCCTCTTAAACGCTGGAAGAAAATTTCCGAAAGAACAGTAATAAAAAATGACCATTGGAGTTACCGCCTGGATGAGTTTCAAATTGAAGGCGGCAGCCGCGGGGAATATCACTATGTACACACCTGCGGCTCTTCGATGGTCATTCCGTTTACTGATGGAGGCAGGATTTTGATGGTAAAGCAGTTCAGGTACCTGAACCAGAAGGAAAGCCTTGAATTTCCCTGCGGCTCGGTTGAAGAAGGATTGACAGCTGAAGAGAATGCCATCAAGGAATTAAGAGAAGAAACCGGATTTACGGCCGAAAGGCTCGAAAAAGCCGGCGAATTTTCTCCCTATACCGGTGCAAGCGATGAAATGTGCACGGTTTTTATTGCACGCGGACTCTCCCCTGCCCCCCTGCAGGCGGATCTGACAGAGGAGTTTGAGCTTGTAGAGAATACGTACTCCGAAATTGAGGAGCTCATTGAAAGTAATTTCATCTGGGACGGATTAAGCCTTTCGGCATGGATGCTTGCAAGAAAGTATTTAACAAAATAA
- the ndk gene encoding nucleoside-diphosphate kinase → MTNRTLAILKPDCVRKDLIGEVITKITEAGFKVKAMKMTRLTKESAEGFYEVHKERGFFNDLVQFMISGPCVPIALEKENAVADFRKLIGATDPAEAAEGTIRKLFAESKQFNIVHGSDSDENAAKEIAHFFSRKELLENYND, encoded by the coding sequence TTGACTAACAGGACACTTGCCATATTGAAGCCTGATTGCGTCAGGAAGGATCTTATTGGTGAAGTAATTACAAAAATCACTGAAGCTGGTTTTAAGGTAAAAGCGATGAAGATGACGCGCCTGACAAAAGAATCAGCTGAAGGCTTTTATGAAGTACATAAAGAGCGCGGGTTTTTTAACGACCTCGTGCAGTTTATGATCTCCGGCCCATGCGTTCCGATTGCGCTTGAAAAAGAAAATGCAGTTGCCGATTTTAGAAAACTGATCGGTGCAACCGATCCGGCAGAAGCAGCCGAGGGCACAATCAGAAAGCTCTTTGCCGAGAGCAAGCAGTTCAATATAGTGCACGGTTCTGATTCGGACGAGAATGCAGCAAAGGAAATTGCGCATTTCTTTTCAAGAAAAGAATTATTGGAAAATTATAACGACTGA
- a CDS encoding sigma-54-dependent Fis family transcriptional regulator: MNSNKVIVVEDNDIMRLGITESLSREGYEVHAFSSGPEAEEFFRKDSIPVAVIDLKMEPMDGIEVLRRFKEINPSAEVLMISAFGTVESAVQAIKLGAADFLTKPFAPEELRIRVKKLFEKYTSTSKITFLMEQNRLLSDEISRGYEEIIGHSAPMKSVFSIVDQVALSDSTVLIEGESGTGKELIARAIHRKSNRSLNPFIKINCGALNENLLESELFGHEKGSFTGAYKLKKGRFELADSGTLFLDEIGDVSPSMQVKLLRVLQEGEFERVGGEVTIKTDVRIIAATNRDLKKMIQEEKFRQDLYYRLSVIPVTLPPLRERKEDIPLLADFFLKRQSQRYKQPFKTISNEGLSLMLNYSWPGNIRELENLIERLFVISTAEEIDTSLIGHYLCGNNPLKAPYEALPLEDALYELEKNMITDAMKKAGGVKNRAAKILGISTSVLYYKLEKFGLL, translated from the coding sequence ATGAATAGTAACAAAGTAATTGTGGTTGAAGATAATGATATAATGAGGCTTGGTATAACTGAAAGCCTTTCACGCGAAGGCTACGAGGTCCATGCATTCAGCAGCGGCCCCGAGGCGGAGGAATTCTTCAGGAAAGACTCTATTCCAGTTGCAGTTATTGACCTGAAAATGGAACCTATGGATGGAATTGAGGTCCTGAGACGCTTTAAGGAGATTAACCCCTCAGCCGAGGTCCTCATGATCTCGGCATTTGGTACAGTGGAATCGGCTGTACAAGCAATAAAGCTTGGAGCAGCCGATTTCCTGACCAAACCCTTTGCTCCCGAGGAACTGCGGATAAGAGTCAAAAAACTCTTTGAAAAATATACCAGTACGAGCAAGATTACTTTTCTTATGGAACAAAACCGGCTCTTAAGCGATGAGATAAGCCGCGGCTACGAAGAGATAATTGGCCATTCGGCCCCGATGAAAAGTGTATTTTCCATTGTTGACCAGGTGGCCCTCAGCGACTCCACAGTTCTTATCGAGGGGGAGAGCGGAACGGGGAAAGAACTCATTGCAAGGGCAATCCACAGGAAAAGTAACAGGAGCCTAAACCCTTTTATTAAAATAAATTGCGGCGCCTTAAATGAGAATCTGCTTGAAAGCGAACTCTTCGGCCATGAAAAGGGATCTTTTACCGGAGCATATAAGCTTAAAAAAGGGCGCTTTGAGCTTGCCGACAGCGGCACATTGTTTTTAGATGAGATTGGCGATGTTTCTCCTTCGATGCAGGTAAAACTTCTGAGGGTTCTTCAGGAAGGGGAATTTGAACGCGTGGGCGGGGAAGTTACAATTAAGACAGATGTCAGAATAATTGCTGCTACAAACCGCGACCTCAAGAAAATGATTCAGGAAGAGAAATTCAGGCAGGATCTTTACTACCGCCTGAGCGTGATTCCGGTAACACTTCCTCCATTAAGGGAAAGAAAAGAAGATATACCGCTCCTTGCGGATTTCTTCCTCAAAAGGCAGAGCCAAAGGTATAAACAGCCCTTCAAAACTATTTCTAATGAAGGCCTAAGCCTCATGCTTAACTATTCCTGGCCCGGAAATATACGTGAACTTGAAAATTTAATTGAAAGGCTCTTTGTAATTTCCACGGCAGAGGAAATTGATACTTCACTAATAGGGCATTACCTGTGCGGAAATAACCCCCTTAAGGCTCCTTATGAGGCTCTTCCACTTGAAGATGCCCTCTATGAACTTGAAAAAAATATGATTACAGATGCAATGAAAAAAGCCGGCGGGGTTAAAAATCGCGCGGCCAAAATTCTTGGAATAAGTACTAGCGTACTTTATTATAAACTTGAAAAATTTGGGCTCTTATGA
- a CDS encoding HAMP domain-containing histidine kinase — protein MSLLKGLIEKSYYKIRIIFTFCLVTSALVLITSAVSYRFIKELYLGELSRQVNVSTQLLSRQFDKKYLDILHFGLPEKSVGDYFRDIFQLFLDPDLQNEAFIFDRNFTVMVHSASKAFEGTQDVRLMLNRKEISEIKPGQSVSSLPFKGDDGNWYLWSFCRLDDSFWLALRENALHLEKVEDFSLIFLYIGLGGLIVSILLGLLLARSVSRPLDRLAAFSRQIGGGDLLAPEPEKMYGEIKELSSSMNKMRYGLARIQSEKEAMLAQIAHEIRNPLGGIELLAGLLKEDMLKENKSPAYPDKILGEINGLKSLITAFLSYSRPMPSNPSWVNTSLVFGEIRDIFCTKLKEKKVCLSISDNLGRIYFDAAQLRNIIVNLIANSLEALPEEGHIDLIAEKDGSASLIAVKDDGPGIPKENLPQIFEPFFSTKKDGTGLGLSISKKLCLENNARLMAGNNPDKGSVFTIIKKNSL, from the coding sequence ATGAGTCTCTTAAAAGGCCTTATTGAAAAATCATACTACAAGATCAGAATTATTTTTACCTTCTGTCTTGTGACTTCAGCCCTCGTGCTGATTACTTCGGCAGTTAGTTACCGCTTTATAAAAGAGCTTTATCTTGGTGAACTCAGCCGGCAGGTAAACGTTTCCACTCAGCTCCTTTCCAGGCAGTTTGATAAAAAATACCTCGACATACTCCACTTCGGTCTTCCGGAGAAAAGCGTGGGGGATTACTTCAGGGACATTTTTCAGCTCTTCCTGGACCCGGACCTGCAGAATGAAGCCTTCATCTTCGACAGGAATTTTACGGTCATGGTCCATTCAGCCTCAAAAGCCTTCGAAGGTACACAGGACGTGCGGCTCATGCTTAACCGCAAAGAAATTTCAGAGATTAAACCGGGCCAGTCCGTCTCTTCTCTCCCTTTTAAGGGGGATGACGGGAACTGGTACCTGTGGAGCTTTTGCCGCCTGGATGATTCCTTCTGGCTTGCCCTCAGGGAAAATGCACTGCACCTTGAGAAGGTTGAGGATTTTTCTTTGATTTTCCTTTATATAGGTCTGGGCGGACTTATTGTCTCCATACTCCTGGGTTTACTGCTCGCAAGGTCGGTTTCAAGGCCGCTTGACCGTCTGGCTGCCTTCAGCCGCCAGATCGGCGGCGGGGACCTGCTGGCTCCGGAGCCTGAGAAAATGTACGGAGAGATAAAGGAGCTTTCCTCATCCATGAATAAAATGAGATACGGCCTGGCCAGAATTCAAAGTGAAAAGGAAGCCATGCTGGCACAGATTGCCCACGAGATCCGTAACCCTTTAGGCGGCATTGAACTCCTGGCGGGACTGCTGAAAGAGGATATGCTGAAGGAGAATAAAAGCCCGGCTTACCCGGATAAAATCCTGGGCGAAATTAACGGCCTTAAGTCTCTTATTACGGCATTTTTAAGCTACAGCCGCCCGATGCCTTCGAACCCCTCATGGGTCAATACTTCTTTGGTATTTGGAGAAATAAGGGACATTTTCTGCACAAAACTAAAAGAAAAAAAAGTATGCCTGAGTATAAGTGATAATCTTGGACGCATATATTTCGACGCTGCACAATTGCGTAACATTATAGTAAACCTGATTGCCAACAGCCTGGAGGCCCTCCCGGAAGAAGGACATATTGATCTTATTGCAGAAAAAGATGGCAGCGCCAGCCTGATCGCAGTCAAAGATGACGGACCGGGCATACCAAAGGAAAATCTGCCTCAGATATTTGAACCCTTCTTCTCTACGAAAAAAGACGGTACAGGCCTCGGCCTTTCAATAAGCAAAAAGCTCTGTCTTGAAAATAATGCCAGGCTCATGGCCGGAAATAACCCTGATAAAGGTTCTGTTTTTACAATTATCAAAAAGAACAGTTTATGA
- a CDS encoding MarR family transcriptional regulator has product MGEKLKQRLKQDKFTGIEHEALLNLFLANNFIKKKMDDVCQASGITSAQYNVLRILRGAYPEGYPRCEIIVRMIDQAPDVTRIIDNLEKQDLILRENSPEDRRLSITKITKKGLLLIENMGPEVDSLNKYLRDSLSEAEIIQLSEICEKIYPHGK; this is encoded by the coding sequence ATGGGCGAAAAGCTTAAACAAAGACTAAAGCAGGATAAATTCACGGGTATAGAGCACGAAGCGCTGCTGAACCTGTTCCTGGCAAACAACTTCATTAAGAAAAAGATGGATGACGTATGCCAGGCCTCCGGTATTACCAGTGCACAGTATAACGTCCTCCGCATTTTAAGGGGAGCGTACCCCGAGGGTTATCCGCGCTGCGAAATAATCGTCAGAATGATCGACCAGGCACCTGACGTTACAAGAATAATAGACAATCTTGAGAAGCAGGACCTTATTTTAAGGGAAAATTCTCCTGAGGATAGGAGACTCTCTATAACCAAAATTACAAAAAAGGGGCTTCTTCTTATCGAGAATATGGGGCCTGAGGTCGATTCGCTGAATAAATATTTACGGGATTCCTTATCGGAAGCAGAAATAATTCAGCTCTCTGAAATTTGTGAGAAAATTTACCCCCACGGGAAATAA
- the sucD gene encoding succinate--CoA ligase subunit alpha encodes MSILVDNKTRLVVQGITGGEGSFHTQQMVQYGTNVVAGVTPGKGGQKFDNIPVYNTVEDAVKAQKANASVIFVPPAFAADAILEAAQAGIKLIICITEGIPAADMVKVYNSIKNKDVRLIGPNCPGVISPGKAKIGIMPGFIHKAGKVGVVSRSGTLTYEAVKQLTDLKIGQSTCVGIGGDPVVGSQFIDIIKLFNEDAATEGIIMIGEIGGSAEEEAAQYIKKFVKKPVVGFIAGRTAPAGRRMGHAGAIISGGKGTAAEKMAVMKKAGIKVVESPAEIGITMQKALEQAKQVSKSPLKSTPKGGLKAKPAAKAKTAVKAKAAVKAPAKPKTVSKAKTASKATAKPKTAVVARAKSKPAGQAKKALKPKAVSRKK; translated from the coding sequence ATGAGTATACTTGTTGATAACAAAACACGTCTTGTAGTTCAGGGAATAACCGGGGGTGAAGGCTCATTCCACACACAGCAAATGGTTCAGTATGGTACCAATGTAGTGGCTGGAGTAACACCCGGAAAGGGAGGACAGAAATTTGATAATATTCCGGTTTATAACACAGTTGAAGATGCAGTTAAAGCGCAGAAAGCAAATGCATCAGTGATATTTGTTCCGCCTGCATTTGCAGCAGATGCCATTCTGGAGGCTGCACAGGCCGGTATTAAACTGATCATCTGCATTACCGAGGGAATTCCTGCCGCAGATATGGTCAAAGTATACAATTCCATAAAAAACAAGGATGTCCGCCTTATCGGTCCGAACTGCCCCGGGGTCATTTCACCTGGAAAGGCAAAGATCGGTATTATGCCCGGTTTTATCCATAAAGCCGGTAAAGTAGGCGTTGTTTCACGCAGCGGCACTCTGACTTATGAAGCCGTAAAGCAGCTGACTGACCTTAAGATCGGGCAGTCTACATGCGTTGGAATAGGAGGAGACCCCGTTGTTGGTTCCCAGTTTATTGATATAATCAAACTTTTTAATGAAGACGCCGCAACCGAAGGCATAATAATGATCGGTGAAATCGGCGGAAGCGCAGAAGAAGAAGCGGCTCAGTACATAAAGAAATTTGTTAAAAAACCAGTTGTCGGTTTTATTGCAGGGCGTACCGCGCCGGCAGGCAGAAGAATGGGACACGCAGGCGCCATCATCTCCGGCGGCAAGGGCACTGCAGCTGAAAAGATGGCAGTTATGAAAAAAGCAGGAATTAAAGTCGTTGAATCCCCTGCAGAAATTGGCATTACAATGCAGAAGGCTTTAGAACAGGCAAAGCAGGTTTCTAAATCGCCCTTAAAGAGTACTCCCAAAGGCGGCCTGAAGGCAAAACCTGCAGCAAAAGCTAAGACTGCTGTAAAAGCTAAGGCAGCAGTAAAAGCACCGGCGAAACCTAAAACTGTCTCTAAGGCCAAAACAGCCTCAAAAGCCACGGCAAAGCCCAAAACTGCGGTAGTTGCCAGGGCAAAGTCAAAGCCGGCAGGACAAGCAAAGAAAGCCTTAAAGCCTAAAGCAGTTTCAAGAAAGAAATAA
- a CDS encoding helix-turn-helix domain-containing protein: MNWQNFILRLEKEFRISGAELEKKTSISRSVIYSLKKGSTLRPRQTTIRKLEEALDIKIDDSDTNRVRYTQNVSHKNLELFRIDGNEFPIVSEILSGQDIFHPQNIIGTIRLPYTQKTNCFAIMAESGMDGILNKGDKVLIDIEAGYANGSIVACRLKAQKQFIRYYRKLPGEWVQFYSPDFNEEPITAKQSEIEAIYRVVFLIKYFPTGA, from the coding sequence ATGAACTGGCAGAATTTCATACTCCGTCTGGAAAAGGAATTCAGAATAAGCGGCGCTGAACTGGAGAAGAAAACCTCCATCAGCAGAAGCGTTATCTACAGCCTTAAGAAGGGCTCCACCTTAAGACCCCGTCAGACTACAATAAGAAAGCTCGAAGAGGCTCTGGACATTAAGATTGATGATTCAGACACTAACAGAGTCCGTTATACACAGAACGTTTCACATAAAAACCTGGAACTCTTCAGAATCGACGGCAATGAATTCCCTATAGTCAGTGAAATCCTTTCAGGGCAGGATATATTTCACCCGCAGAACATCATCGGGACAATCAGGCTTCCCTATACACAAAAGACAAACTGCTTTGCAATAATGGCCGAAAGCGGAATGGACGGCATTTTAAACAAGGGGGATAAAGTCCTTATTGATATTGAAGCAGGATACGCCAACGGTTCAATTGTCGCCTGCAGGCTGAAGGCGCAAAAACAGTTTATCAGGTACTACCGCAAACTCCCCGGAGAGTGGGTACAGTTCTATTCGCCTGACTTCAACGAGGAGCCCATTACTGCAAAGCAGTCGGAAATTGAAGCTATATACCGCGTGGTATTCTTAATTAAGTATTTCCCTACTGGGGCCTGA
- a CDS encoding DUF1343 domain-containing protein produces the protein MKIWLYVFVSIFITSVIYPAVPSQKNKTVAGADVLLAKRMNLIKGKRLGIVTNHSALLSNGTHLVDTLFHRKDVKISALFGPEHGIRGDAPDGTTISHGKDAKTGLEVYSLYGKVYKPTKDMLKDVDVLIYDIQDVGARFYTFISTLFYTVQAGAENNIPVIVLDRPNPITGIKVGGPIRKEELSSFVGIAPIPVMHGLTIGELATLFNESGMLGKNLKAKLTVVKLENWKRDYYYDETGLKWVRPSPNIPDLETAIVYPGMCLIEGTNVSEGRGTHKPFLTFGAPFINSEELTSELKKLGIKGAEFEKAEYKPVEIPNMASQPKFQGENVNGLQIRVTDRNEFEPVQFGIKLIYAVHKLYPGKFKFSDARFDRLSGDKSIREEILANKTADEIIKGWQKELNQFKGLRKKYLLY, from the coding sequence ATGAAAATTTGGCTTTATGTTTTTGTTTCAATATTCATTACATCTGTTATTTATCCGGCAGTACCTTCACAAAAAAATAAAACAGTTGCGGGAGCGGACGTACTGCTGGCCAAACGCATGAATCTTATTAAGGGCAAACGGCTTGGCATTGTTACCAACCATTCTGCCCTGCTTTCAAACGGGACACACCTGGTAGATACACTTTTCCACAGAAAAGACGTTAAAATATCGGCTCTCTTCGGCCCGGAACACGGCATAAGGGGCGATGCTCCTGACGGCACAACAATATCACACGGCAAAGATGCAAAAACGGGTCTTGAAGTCTACTCTTTGTATGGAAAAGTCTATAAACCTACAAAGGATATGCTTAAGGATGTTGATGTACTTATTTATGACATCCAGGACGTGGGAGCCAGGTTCTATACGTTTATTTCAACACTTTTTTATACCGTACAGGCCGGGGCTGAGAACAATATTCCTGTAATTGTGCTGGACAGGCCAAACCCGATTACAGGCATTAAGGTTGGCGGCCCCATAAGGAAAGAAGAACTTTCATCATTCGTAGGCATAGCTCCTATTCCAGTTATGCACGGGCTTACAATAGGCGAGCTGGCCACGCTTTTTAACGAATCAGGTATGCTGGGAAAAAATCTTAAGGCTAAACTGACCGTTGTTAAGCTGGAGAACTGGAAAAGAGATTACTACTACGATGAAACAGGCCTAAAATGGGTAAGGCCTTCACCAAATATTCCCGATCTTGAAACCGCAATCGTTTACCCCGGCATGTGCCTTATTGAAGGGACAAACGTTTCGGAAGGGCGCGGCACACATAAGCCTTTTCTTACCTTCGGAGCTCCTTTTATAAATTCCGAAGAGCTGACCAGTGAGTTAAAGAAGCTGGGGATTAAAGGGGCCGAATTTGAGAAAGCAGAATATAAACCGGTTGAAATACCCAATATGGCCAGCCAGCCCAAGTTTCAGGGAGAGAATGTAAACGGCCTTCAGATCAGGGTAACCGATAGGAATGAATTTGAACCGGTGCAGTTCGGCATAAAGCTGATCTATGCCGTGCATAAGCTTTATCCCGGTAAATTCAAATTCAGCGATGCGAGATTTGACCGCCTCTCGGGAGACAAGTCTATAAGAGAAGAAATCTTAGCAAATAAAACTGCCGATGAGATAATTAAAGGCTGGCAGAAGGAATTAAATCAGTTTAAGGGATTAAGAAAGAAGTACCTGCTTTATTAG